One stretch of Carassius carassius chromosome 18, fCarCar2.1, whole genome shotgun sequence DNA includes these proteins:
- the LOC132091750 gene encoding proteasome assembly chaperone 4-like: METALNGDSVESITVHDFSEKVLEQLVHFHVMKLSGGFFLWIGSEPVLSSLALAVSSKHDAMPLSTLVLGDPSDTTPSSLAQRLTKKTKKQVFVSYNLPLTNSNLALLVEDRIKKEMELHPDKF, encoded by the exons ATGGAGACGGCGCTGAACGGAGACTCAGTGGAGTCCATCACGGTGCATGATTTCTCGGAGAAGGTTCTGGAGCAGCTCGTTCATTTCCATGTGATGAAGCTGAGTGGCGGGTTCTTCCTCTGGATCGGGTCTGAGCCGGTTCTGTCCAGTCTGGCTCTGGCCGTCAGCAGCAAACAC gATGCAATGCCTCTGTCCACTCTGGTTCTGGGTGACCCGTCAGACACGACTCCAAGCTCTCTTGCACAGAGACTCA CAAAGAAGACAAAGAAACAGGTTTTTGTTAGTTACAATTTACCCCTGACGAACTCAAATCTAGCGCTGCTGGTGGAGGACAGAATCAAAAAGGAGATGGAGCTTCATCCTGACAAGTTTTAA